In one Neobacillus sp. CF12 genomic region, the following are encoded:
- a CDS encoding helix-turn-helix domain-containing protein codes for MQDTLTHRQLKSLIQVSNVINSKLDIDTIFDSIMTETISVVEAAGGGSIWIFDKNQNLLIAKSAQGLFYPHVFRQIKLVSGESMTGMSFAAKKCLMFWDEVEVKQALSTLTPYNRDLLDRAIPSNFHFTSVISSPILQKGECIGVITLDSFEQSLQFKQEDINLLEAIGHQAAIALEKSSLYHEKEIMVRKLSHSIEIHRNLANLVVNGEGIQSIMNFLHKTIGQHMFLFDEIGELRASACHSSFSKEMTEYMKAYTKQIILTLENSHTVSEITLIDDPYQLVVLPLGSKQKSLGGLIILSKQKMSKVDIAALEHACTVISLELVKEQAVFETQQRLRGEFVTKLFSGQMDEVLIKKAKNLNFDPNWNYVAIIITIKDKLNEQKVIGDPVLRNLLHMTNMTLLGRNFQVTAVRDENQIVALLSLHSGVSSSNFVAEIKELAKKLQLEIKNKYSELDVLVGIGRIKQGITLVHGSFVEATKCITFLKNYLFEDRVLSYTDLGVQRFILQNSKEELIDFIQEVLGPLIQYEQSRKGELLSTLIVYLDQNQNIKKTADSLHIHTNTLSYRLKRIEEILLTDLNDSQPLFNIHLAINIYQYIKDNDTFQNNK; via the coding sequence TTGCAAGATACATTAACCCATCGGCAACTAAAATCCTTAATCCAAGTATCCAACGTGATCAATTCCAAATTAGATATTGATACCATTTTTGATTCAATCATGACCGAAACAATATCAGTCGTTGAAGCTGCAGGGGGAGGTTCTATATGGATTTTTGACAAAAACCAGAACCTACTCATTGCAAAATCGGCTCAAGGATTATTTTATCCACATGTTTTTAGGCAAATTAAGCTAGTTAGCGGTGAATCCATGACGGGGATGTCATTTGCCGCAAAAAAATGCCTTATGTTTTGGGATGAGGTAGAAGTTAAACAGGCACTATCTACATTAACACCATATAATAGGGATTTATTGGATCGGGCTATACCGAGTAACTTTCATTTTACTTCTGTTATTTCTTCACCTATTTTACAAAAGGGGGAGTGTATTGGCGTCATTACTTTGGACTCCTTTGAACAATCTTTGCAGTTTAAGCAAGAGGATATTAATCTATTAGAAGCGATTGGTCATCAAGCAGCCATTGCCTTGGAGAAATCCAGTCTTTATCATGAAAAGGAAATAATGGTGCGCAAGCTCTCCCATTCCATTGAAATACATAGAAACTTAGCCAATCTAGTGGTCAATGGTGAAGGAATTCAATCGATTATGAATTTTTTACATAAAACCATTGGCCAGCATATGTTTCTCTTTGATGAAATAGGAGAGCTTAGAGCTTCTGCCTGCCATTCCTCATTTTCCAAAGAAATGACCGAATATATGAAAGCGTATACAAAACAAATTATCCTAACACTGGAAAACTCACATACCGTTTCCGAAATAACATTAATTGATGATCCGTATCAATTAGTTGTATTGCCGCTTGGATCAAAACAAAAGTCTCTAGGCGGGCTAATAATTCTTTCTAAACAAAAAATGAGTAAAGTCGATATAGCTGCTCTTGAACATGCTTGCACTGTCATCTCACTTGAACTTGTAAAAGAGCAAGCCGTTTTTGAAACACAGCAGCGTTTAAGAGGAGAATTCGTGACGAAGCTTTTTTCAGGACAGATGGATGAGGTACTCATTAAGAAAGCAAAAAATTTAAATTTTGACCCTAACTGGAACTACGTGGCCATTATTATTACGATTAAAGATAAGTTAAACGAGCAAAAGGTTATTGGTGATCCCGTTCTAAGGAATTTACTCCATATGACCAATATGACATTACTTGGGAGGAACTTTCAAGTTACTGCAGTAAGGGATGAAAATCAAATTGTGGCTCTCCTATCCTTGCATTCCGGAGTTTCCTCGTCCAATTTTGTTGCTGAAATAAAAGAACTTGCAAAAAAGTTACAGCTAGAGATTAAAAATAAATATAGTGAGTTAGACGTTTTGGTTGGCATCGGAAGAATTAAGCAAGGGATTACTCTTGTTCATGGGTCATTTGTAGAAGCGACAAAGTGCATAACGTTTCTTAAAAACTATCTTTTTGAAGATAGAGTCCTTAGTTATACAGATCTAGGGGTTCAGAGGTTTATTTTACAAAATTCAAAGGAAGAATTAATCGATTTTATCCAAGAAGTATTAGGTCCCCTTATTCAATACGAACAATCTAGAAAAGGCGAATTGTTGAGTACGCTGATTGTTTATTTAGACCAGAATCAAAACATCAAGAAAACGGCTGATTCTTTACATATTCACACAAATACCTTAAGTTATCGTTTAAAAAGAATTGAGGAAATTCTATTAACAGACTTGAATGATAGTCAACCATTATTTAATATTCATTTAGCAATAAATATTTATCAATATATAAAAGATAATGACACCTTTCAGAACAATAAATAA
- the glpK gene encoding glycerol kinase GlpK, with amino-acid sequence MEERYILSLDQGTTSSRAILFNKKGQIVHSAQKEFTQYFPKPGWVEHNANEIWGSVLAVIAGVLTESGIKPEQIAGIGITNQRETTVVWDRETGKPVYPAIVWQSRQTSKICDELIEKGYNTLFREKTGLLIDAYFSGTKVKWILDNVEGAREKADQGKLLFGTIDTWLIWKLSGGKAHVTDYSNASRTLMFNIYDLKWDEELLDLLGVPKSMLPDVKSSSEIYAHTVNYHFFGKEIPIAGAAGDQQAALFGQACFEQGMAKNTYGTGCFMLMNTGEKAVRSDHGLLTTIAWGVNGKVEYALEGSIFVAGSAIQWLRDGLRMLKDAKHSERLARKVGSTDGVYVVPAFVGLGTPYWDSDVRGAVFGLTRGTTKEHFVRATLESLAYQTKDVLAAMETDSGIEVKTLRVDGGAVKNDFVMQFQSDILHVPVERPVVNETTALGAAYLAGLATGFWSSQEEISNQWAIETCFEPNMADETSVELYNGWKKAVKAAMAFK; translated from the coding sequence ATGGAAGAAAGATATATTTTGTCTTTAGATCAAGGAACGACTAGTTCAAGAGCGATTCTGTTTAATAAGAAAGGCCAGATCGTTCATTCTGCTCAAAAGGAATTTACACAGTATTTTCCTAAGCCAGGCTGGGTGGAACATAATGCAAATGAAATATGGGGCTCCGTATTGGCCGTAATCGCGGGGGTATTAACAGAATCAGGCATTAAACCTGAACAGATTGCTGGAATTGGAATCACGAACCAGCGTGAAACGACGGTTGTATGGGATCGGGAAACAGGAAAACCAGTCTATCCTGCGATTGTATGGCAGTCGAGACAAACGAGTAAGATTTGCGATGAGTTAATTGAAAAAGGATATAATACTCTTTTCAGAGAAAAAACAGGGCTTTTAATCGATGCTTATTTCTCAGGGACCAAAGTAAAATGGATACTGGACAATGTTGAGGGTGCCAGAGAAAAAGCAGACCAAGGAAAATTGTTATTTGGAACCATTGATACCTGGTTAATTTGGAAGTTATCTGGTGGTAAGGCCCATGTTACAGATTATAGTAATGCATCTCGTACATTGATGTTCAATATATATGATTTAAAATGGGATGAGGAATTATTAGATCTATTAGGAGTTCCTAAATCCATGCTTCCTGATGTAAAATCCTCATCCGAGATTTATGCGCATACTGTAAATTATCATTTTTTTGGAAAGGAAATACCGATCGCGGGTGCTGCTGGTGATCAGCAAGCTGCATTGTTCGGCCAGGCGTGTTTTGAGCAAGGGATGGCAAAAAATACGTATGGTACGGGTTGTTTTATGCTGATGAATACGGGTGAAAAAGCTGTCCGTTCAGACCATGGGCTTTTAACGACCATTGCTTGGGGGGTTAATGGAAAGGTTGAATATGCCCTTGAAGGAAGTATTTTCGTTGCTGGTTCGGCAATCCAGTGGCTTCGTGATGGATTAAGAATGTTAAAGGACGCTAAACATAGTGAAAGACTCGCCCGAAAGGTTGGTTCAACAGACGGGGTTTATGTCGTTCCGGCTTTTGTTGGTTTGGGAACACCTTATTGGGATAGTGATGTTCGGGGTGCCGTTTTTGGCTTAACACGTGGTACGACAAAAGAACATTTTGTTCGAGCAACGTTGGAATCCCTTGCTTACCAAACGAAAGATGTGTTAGCTGCGATGGAAACAGATTCCGGAATCGAAGTAAAAACTCTTCGGGTCGATGGCGGTGCGGTAAAAAATGATTTCGTCATGCAATTCCAAAGTGATATTTTACATGTACCGGTTGAAAGACCAGTTGTGAATGAAACGACAGCGCTCGGAGCAGCTTATCTTGCTGGTCTCGCTACAGGTTTTTGGAGCAGTCAGGAAGAGATTTCCAATCAGTGGGCGATTGAAACATGCTTCGAACCTAACATGGCTGACGAAACCAGCGTAGAACTTTACAACGGATGGAAAAAAGCAGTGAAGGCAGCGATGGCATTTAAATAA
- a CDS encoding acetate--CoA ligase, translated as MDISGILQVVSNSKLIYPAEEKVRSTSIGSNEAFQELLKQSQDDPAAFWDRAARELVWYEPWNETISGKLPDFRFFTDGISNPSVNLLDRHIENGAGNRTALIWEGENGDSKFYTYTMLLAEVNRFANVLKSFGVKKGDCVAVFLPNLAEAFITVLACFRIGAIYNTIFSGYSEKSLTDRLINFEPKVLVTADATKRRGKLIPLKEKVDNVLPSIPSVEAVIVVDRLGSEVQMKDGRDYWWHEQTKAASIICEPERIEANESGIVFYTSGTTGKPKGVVHSGMAFVIQNYIYAKYHMDHHHDDVFWCTADIGWLTMHIWGITGALANGVTTVVYEGAVDYPTKDRFYQIIEKYRVNKLFTAPTALRMLKSMGEKAVEKYDLSCLDVISLVGEPFDPETWQWTYEVLGKKKVYINNTWGQTETAGSPIAGAAWLTPMKPGAAGTAFLGAVMEIVDEEGNPVKPGRLGNLVIRKPFPMLCRTLWKEPERYYASYFSQVEGCYYASDLALVDDDGYLWVVGRSDDAFNVAGHRLSTMEMESAVLGCLGVAETAIIGIPDEIKGEVPLVFVRLADGYQGTEEVKQQINDQIIQQIGKLAVPKTIIFTDMLPKTVSGKIMRRLLKEIVVSGKVQGDITGLEDPATVAQIQKLVAEKASVK; from the coding sequence ATGGATATTAGTGGAATTTTACAAGTCGTTTCAAATAGCAAACTTATTTATCCAGCAGAAGAAAAAGTGCGTTCAACCTCCATTGGCAGCAACGAAGCTTTTCAAGAACTACTTAAACAATCCCAAGACGATCCTGCGGCCTTTTGGGATCGGGCAGCACGGGAACTTGTTTGGTATGAACCATGGAATGAAACCATAAGTGGAAAACTCCCTGATTTTCGCTTTTTTACGGACGGCATCAGTAACCCGAGTGTAAATTTACTTGATCGTCATATCGAAAATGGGGCAGGAAACCGAACCGCCTTAATTTGGGAGGGTGAAAACGGGGATAGCAAGTTTTACACATATACTATGCTTCTTGCGGAAGTAAATCGCTTTGCGAATGTCCTTAAATCGTTTGGTGTAAAAAAAGGTGATTGTGTAGCTGTTTTTCTTCCAAATCTGGCCGAAGCCTTTATTACGGTATTAGCCTGTTTTCGAATTGGTGCAATCTACAATACGATTTTCTCAGGTTATTCCGAAAAATCATTAACAGACAGACTGATCAATTTTGAGCCCAAAGTATTGGTCACTGCAGATGCAACAAAACGCCGAGGCAAATTGATTCCTTTAAAAGAGAAAGTCGACAACGTTCTACCATCAATTCCATCTGTTGAAGCTGTTATTGTTGTAGATCGATTAGGTTCCGAGGTTCAAATGAAAGATGGCCGAGATTACTGGTGGCATGAGCAGACAAAAGCGGCAAGTATCATTTGTGAGCCTGAGAGAATTGAAGCGAATGAGAGCGGGATTGTGTTTTATACAAGTGGTACGACAGGAAAACCAAAAGGTGTTGTGCATTCCGGTATGGCTTTTGTCATTCAGAATTACATTTATGCCAAGTATCATATGGATCATCATCATGACGATGTTTTCTGGTGTACCGCAGATATCGGCTGGTTAACCATGCATATTTGGGGAATTACAGGAGCCTTAGCGAATGGTGTAACAACTGTTGTCTATGAAGGGGCAGTTGATTATCCAACAAAAGATCGTTTTTATCAAATCATTGAAAAATACAGGGTGAATAAACTGTTTACGGCACCAACAGCATTAAGAATGTTAAAAAGTATGGGAGAAAAGGCAGTTGAGAAATATGATTTATCTTGTCTCGATGTTATATCCCTTGTAGGAGAGCCTTTCGACCCGGAAACCTGGCAATGGACCTATGAAGTTTTGGGGAAGAAGAAAGTCTATATTAATAATACTTGGGGTCAAACCGAAACAGCGGGATCGCCTATAGCCGGGGCAGCATGGCTGACGCCAATGAAACCAGGTGCCGCGGGAACTGCCTTTTTAGGTGCCGTTATGGAAATAGTTGATGAAGAAGGCAACCCAGTTAAACCTGGAAGGTTGGGAAACCTGGTTATTAGAAAACCATTCCCTATGCTATGCAGAACACTTTGGAAAGAACCAGAGCGATATTACGCATCCTATTTTAGCCAAGTAGAAGGCTGCTATTATGCGAGCGACCTGGCGTTAGTAGATGATGATGGATATTTATGGGTAGTTGGCCGTTCAGATGACGCATTTAATGTAGCTGGACACCGCTTAAGTACGATGGAAATGGAAAGCGCTGTTCTAGGATGTTTGGGTGTTGCTGAAACCGCCATTATTGGAATCCCTGATGAAATTAAAGGGGAAGTGCCGCTCGTATTTGTCCGTCTTGCTGATGGTTATCAAGGAACCGAAGAAGTAAAACAACAAATAAATGATCAGATTATTCAACAAATTGGTAAGCTTGCCGTTCCAAAGACCATAATTTTTACTGATATGCTGCCGAAAACAGTCAGCGGAAAAATCATGCGCCGTTTATTAAAGGAAATTGTTGTTTCAGGAAAGGTTCAAGGTGACATTACAGGACTAGAAGATCCAGCGACCGTTGCACAAATCCAAAAACTAGTTGCTGAAAAAGCATCGGTAAAATAA
- a CDS encoding glycerol-3-phosphate responsive antiterminator, giving the protein MHKILPASTSLKDFEKFLSSDYEIGLFLDVHIAQLKNIAALAKLHRKKMIYHLDLVQGLKNDEYGTEFICQEYKPLGVISTKSGVILKAKKKGVLAIQRMFLLDSYALEKSYSIIEKTKPDYVEVLPGVIPSMIQEIKDRTQTKIIAGGLIRTVEDAQLVLDAGAESITTSNKEIWDHFKGV; this is encoded by the coding sequence ATGCATAAAATATTACCTGCTTCAACTTCCTTAAAGGATTTCGAAAAATTCTTATCAAGTGACTACGAAATAGGATTATTCCTGGATGTTCATATCGCTCAATTAAAGAACATTGCTGCTTTGGCTAAACTGCATAGGAAAAAGATGATTTATCATTTAGACCTTGTCCAAGGGTTAAAAAATGATGAATATGGGACAGAATTTATTTGTCAGGAATACAAGCCATTGGGGGTTATTTCAACCAAGTCCGGTGTGATTTTAAAAGCGAAGAAAAAAGGAGTATTAGCTATACAGCGCATGTTTTTATTGGACTCTTATGCATTGGAGAAGAGTTATTCCATTATCGAAAAGACAAAACCCGATTACGTGGAAGTGTTGCCTGGGGTAATCCCTTCCATGATTCAAGAAATTAAAGATCGAACACAAACAAAAATTATTGCTGGCGGACTTATCCGAACCGTTGAGGACGCACAACTAGTATTAGATGCAGGAGCGGAGTCTATTACCACCTCTAATAAGGAAATTTGGGACCATTTTAAAGGTGTTTAG
- a CDS encoding glycoside hydrolase family 1 protein, translating into MKNTQKIVFPEVFLWGGATAANQIEGGYTEGNKGLNIADVLPGGKERLKILMSAGFNFEINHEKYTYPNHEAIDFYHRYQEDIALFAEMGFKVFRMSIAWPRIFPSGDEQEPNEEGLAFYDRVFDELLKYEIEPVVTISHYEMPLHLVKEYGGWRNRHVVSFFEKYTKVILKRYKDKVKYWMTFNEINGALKMPIMSMGFSPQTEENRYQETFQAFHHQFVASALAVKACKEIIPDAKIGCMILFAPVYSYDCNPENIMYALKEEEMFNYFCADVHVRGEYPAFIKRFFKEKNIELEIHEGDWKTIKEGTVDYIGLSYYMSRTDKMEKSEEEKAQGNIVGGVKNPFLKASDWGWEIDPVGLRISLNKLYGRYQVPLFVVENGLGAYDQVEEDGSINDNYRINYLREHVVAMGEAIEDGVELMGYTAWGCIDLVSMSTGEMSKRYGFIYVDKNDDGSGTLERKRKKSFHWYKKVIESNGEDL; encoded by the coding sequence ATGAAAAATACACAAAAGATAGTATTTCCAGAAGTTTTTTTATGGGGTGGTGCAACCGCAGCGAATCAGATCGAAGGGGGATATACTGAAGGAAATAAGGGTTTAAATATTGCAGATGTTCTACCGGGTGGGAAAGAGCGCCTTAAAATATTAATGTCCGCTGGTTTTAACTTTGAAATCAACCACGAAAAATACACCTATCCCAATCATGAAGCTATAGATTTTTATCATCGTTACCAAGAAGATATCGCTCTGTTTGCAGAAATGGGCTTTAAAGTGTTTCGGATGTCGATAGCTTGGCCAAGGATTTTCCCTAGTGGTGATGAGCAGGAGCCAAATGAAGAGGGGTTGGCATTTTACGACCGGGTTTTTGATGAATTACTGAAATATGAAATAGAACCAGTGGTAACAATTTCTCACTATGAAATGCCGCTGCACCTTGTGAAAGAATATGGGGGCTGGAGGAATCGTCATGTTGTTTCTTTCTTTGAAAAATACACCAAAGTTATACTTAAGCGTTATAAAGATAAAGTAAAATATTGGATGACGTTTAATGAAATCAATGGTGCCCTGAAGATGCCGATTATGAGTATGGGATTTTCTCCCCAAACAGAAGAAAATCGATACCAGGAGACATTCCAAGCCTTCCATCATCAATTTGTTGCTAGTGCTCTAGCGGTTAAAGCATGTAAGGAAATTATTCCTGATGCAAAAATAGGCTGCATGATTCTTTTTGCGCCTGTTTATTCTTACGATTGTAATCCTGAAAACATTATGTATGCCTTAAAAGAAGAGGAAATGTTTAACTATTTCTGTGCGGATGTCCATGTACGCGGGGAGTATCCAGCCTTCATTAAGCGATTCTTCAAGGAGAAAAATATTGAATTAGAGATCCATGAAGGTGATTGGAAGACAATCAAAGAAGGCACAGTAGATTATATTGGGTTAAGTTATTACATGTCTCGCACGGATAAAATGGAAAAGTCAGAAGAAGAAAAAGCACAAGGAAATATTGTTGGCGGTGTTAAGAATCCATTCCTTAAGGCGAGTGATTGGGGCTGGGAAATTGATCCGGTTGGGTTACGTATCAGTTTAAACAAGCTTTATGGCAGATACCAGGTCCCTTTATTTGTGGTTGAAAATGGCTTAGGGGCGTACGACCAAGTAGAGGAAGATGGTTCCATCAACGATAACTACCGGATTAATTATCTACGCGAACATGTAGTGGCGATGGGAGAGGCAATAGAAGATGGCGTGGAACTGATGGGTTATACAGCCTGGGGGTGTATAGACTTAGTCAGTATGTCAACCGGTGAAATGTCCAAGCGTTATGGATTTATCTACGTCGATAAAAACGATGACGGAAGTGGAACACTGGAACGCAAAAGGAAGAAATCATTCCATTGGTATAAAAAAGTGATAGAAAGTAATGGAGAGGATCTTTAA
- a CDS encoding acetyl-CoA carboxylase biotin carboxyl carrier protein subunit, translating to MSKIIASMAGSVWKVLVQVGDQVEAGQDVVILESMKMEIPIEAELSGTVKEVKVAEGDFVNEGDIIVEVE from the coding sequence ATGAGTAAAATCATTGCAAGTATGGCAGGAAGTGTATGGAAGGTATTAGTTCAAGTTGGAGATCAGGTAGAAGCAGGTCAAGATGTTGTGATTCTAGAATCGATGAAAATGGAAATTCCAATAGAAGCTGAACTCAGTGGAACGGTGAAAGAAGTAAAAGTGGCTGAAGGCGACTTTGTAAATGAAGGCGACATCATTGTTGAAGTTGAATAA
- the accC gene encoding acetyl-CoA carboxylase biotin carboxylase subunit, protein MFKKVLIANRGEIAVRVIRTCNALGIKTIAVYSEADSDAPHVKMADEAYLIGGSRVAESYLNITKILEVAQVSGAEAIHPGYGLLSENAEFARRCEEARLIFIGPSPKVISKMGNKIESRKVMEEAGVPVVPGITYPLADAEEAVEVADRIGYPVMLKASAGGGGIGMQVVQNGDEIRKAFAGNQKRATDFFGDGSMYIEKFVENPRHIEIQILADGFGNTVYLWERECSIQRRHQKVVEEAPSSFITEITRTKMGEAAVKAAKSIGYKNAGTIEFLVDEEQNFYFLEMNTRLQVEHPVTEEITGLDLVEQQLQIAAGEALKFSQEEVKREGHAIEVRIYAEDPKTFFPSPGKITKLKLPNGPGVRHELGINGQSVVTPFYDPMIAKLVVKGSNREEAINRLQAALADYHIEGIKTNIPMLQEVIDHPAFHSGDTTTDFVSKYVKIKKQTL, encoded by the coding sequence ATGTTCAAAAAAGTGTTAATTGCTAATCGCGGCGAGATTGCTGTTCGTGTAATCCGTACCTGCAATGCCTTAGGGATTAAAACAATTGCAGTGTATTCAGAAGCTGATAGTGATGCGCCACATGTAAAAATGGCAGATGAGGCCTATCTAATTGGAGGTTCCCGGGTAGCAGAGAGCTATTTAAATATCACTAAAATACTAGAGGTTGCTCAGGTTTCAGGAGCGGAGGCAATCCATCCGGGATACGGTCTGTTATCTGAAAATGCTGAATTTGCACGTCGTTGTGAGGAAGCACGTCTTATCTTCATTGGGCCTTCTCCGAAGGTTATTTCTAAAATGGGAAATAAGATTGAATCTCGCAAAGTAATGGAAGAGGCAGGTGTACCTGTCGTTCCAGGGATTACCTACCCACTGGCAGATGCAGAGGAAGCGGTAGAAGTGGCGGACCGCATCGGTTATCCCGTTATGCTGAAAGCCTCCGCTGGAGGTGGCGGTATTGGAATGCAGGTGGTCCAAAACGGAGATGAAATCCGAAAGGCTTTTGCTGGCAACCAAAAACGGGCTACTGATTTCTTTGGTGATGGATCGATGTACATTGAAAAATTTGTTGAAAATCCGAGACATATTGAAATCCAAATCTTGGCAGACGGTTTTGGAAATACCGTTTATCTGTGGGAACGAGAGTGTTCGATTCAGCGTCGTCATCAAAAAGTCGTAGAGGAAGCCCCTTCATCGTTCATTACGGAAATAACCCGTACCAAGATGGGAGAGGCAGCCGTAAAAGCGGCAAAATCAATTGGGTATAAAAATGCAGGTACTATCGAGTTCTTAGTGGATGAAGAGCAAAATTTCTACTTTCTAGAAATGAATACTCGTTTGCAAGTGGAGCATCCGGTTACGGAAGAAATTACAGGTTTAGACTTAGTTGAGCAACAATTGCAAATTGCAGCAGGGGAAGCGCTGAAATTTTCTCAAGAAGAGGTAAAACGTGAAGGGCATGCCATTGAGGTTAGAATCTATGCAGAAGACCCCAAAACATTTTTCCCTTCGCCTGGAAAAATAACGAAATTAAAGTTGCCGAACGGACCTGGAGTTCGACATGAATTAGGCATTAACGGTCAATCGGTAGTTACTCCTTTTTATGATCCAATGATTGCAAAACTTGTTGTCAAGGGCAGTAACCGTGAAGAGGCAATAAACCGCCTGCAAGCTGCATTAGCTGATTATCATATTGAAGGGATTAAAACAAATATACCCATGCTGCAAGAGGTAATTGACCATCCTGCATTCCATTCAGGAGATACAACAACAGACTTTGTTAGCAAGTATGTAAAAATAAAAAAACAAACATTGTAA
- a CDS encoding acyl-CoA dehydrogenase, which translates to MNFDLTKEQEMIRNLIRDFADAEVAPGADERDRTREFPKDVFTKLGELGIMGLPFPEQYGGGEADTISFAIVVEELSRVCASTGITYSAHISLGGAPLNLFGTHEQKEKYLTPISTGESLGAFGLTEPNAGSDAGGTQTTAVLDGDEWVINGSKCFITNASYANHLAVTAVTDRSKGINGISAFIVPTNAPGFTVLDNYEKMGLHASNTTELILENVRVPKENLLGTIGSGYKQFLATLDGGRIGIGAMAVGIAQGAYEKSLQYAKERKQFGKSLSNFQAIQFKLADMAMNIELARNMVFKAAWLKDQGRVFKKEAAFAKLFASEICMRACDQAVQIHGGYGYMKEYQVERFFRDAKLLEIGEGTSEVQRMVIAKQIGC; encoded by the coding sequence ATGAATTTTGATTTAACGAAAGAACAAGAGATGATACGAAATTTAATTCGAGATTTTGCTGATGCAGAAGTTGCTCCTGGAGCAGATGAACGAGATCGAACGAGGGAATTCCCTAAGGATGTTTTTACGAAGTTAGGAGAACTAGGAATCATGGGTCTGCCTTTCCCTGAACAATATGGTGGTGGAGAAGCAGATACGATCAGCTTTGCCATTGTGGTTGAAGAACTTAGTCGTGTGTGTGCATCAACAGGAATTACATATTCAGCTCATATTTCTTTAGGCGGGGCTCCACTTAATTTATTTGGTACCCACGAACAAAAAGAAAAATACTTAACACCCATTTCTACAGGAGAATCTTTAGGAGCATTCGGATTGACTGAACCAAATGCAGGATCCGATGCAGGGGGAACCCAAACAACAGCAGTTCTTGATGGAGATGAGTGGGTCATTAACGGCTCTAAATGTTTTATAACAAATGCAAGTTACGCCAATCACTTAGCAGTGACAGCAGTAACAGACCGCTCAAAGGGAATCAACGGTATCAGCGCATTTATCGTTCCTACCAATGCACCAGGATTCACTGTGCTCGACAACTACGAAAAAATGGGTCTGCATGCCTCAAATACTACAGAATTAATCCTAGAAAATGTAAGAGTTCCGAAAGAAAATCTGCTAGGAACAATTGGAAGCGGTTACAAGCAATTTTTAGCTACTCTTGATGGGGGAAGAATTGGAATTGGTGCAATGGCCGTAGGGATTGCTCAAGGAGCATATGAAAAATCTCTTCAATATGCAAAAGAAAGAAAGCAGTTTGGAAAAAGTTTATCAAACTTCCAGGCAATCCAATTTAAGCTGGCGGACATGGCAATGAATATCGAATTAGCCAGGAATATGGTTTTCAAAGCAGCTTGGTTAAAGGATCAAGGTCGTGTATTTAAGAAGGAAGCGGCCTTCGCGAAATTATTTGCTTCGGAAATATGTATGCGTGCATGTGACCAAGCGGTTCAAATTCATGGTGGATATGGATATATGAAGGAATATCAAGTGGAGCGTTTCTTCCGTGATGCGAAACTCTTGGAAATTGGTGAAGGAACATCTGAAGTTCAACGTATGGTCATTGCTAAACAAATTGGATGCTAA
- a CDS encoding DUF202 domain-containing protein has translation MKAIYKIEESPGESVKYAQQHLANERTYLAWIRTAISITGVGFLTTSLHFTTKISSNSYMNNLVIILGIFACVIGVITSVLSTIQYTKKRREIANGIFTPSNQSILFVSILFVLLVFMIFMYLSFLLLVKS, from the coding sequence ATGAAAGCTATATATAAAATAGAAGAGTCACCAGGTGAAAGTGTAAAGTATGCCCAACAGCATTTAGCAAATGAAAGAACGTATCTTGCATGGATACGAACAGCTATATCAATAACAGGTGTAGGTTTTTTAACCACTTCCCTACACTTTACAACGAAAATCAGTTCTAATTCTTATATGAATAATCTAGTCATTATTCTTGGAATCTTTGCGTGTGTGATCGGTGTTATTACGAGTGTGTTGTCGACGATACAATACACCAAGAAAAGAAGGGAAATTGCGAATGGTATCTTCACACCGTCAAACCAATCTATTCTATTTGTTTCTATTTTATTTGTTCTGTTAGTGTTCATGATTTTTATGTATCTCTCTTTTTTATTATTAGTGAAGTCTTAA